One genomic segment of Bdellovibrionales bacterium includes these proteins:
- the hpt gene encoding hypoxanthine phosphoribosyltransferase → MSSQLKLTELISEERLQKKIKEMGKILSEKFMGEPLVAICILKGSFMFYADLVREIDTDMVCEFFGVSSYLNASRSSGEVQLTLDLNTPIEGKHVLLIEDIVDTGLTMSYLQKNLSARKPRSLTTATLLLKPGCLKVDCPVDHVGFEVSDEFVVGYGLDYQGYFRNIPYIAQVEGLI, encoded by the coding sequence ATGTCGTCACAACTCAAATTGACTGAGCTCATCTCCGAAGAGAGGCTCCAAAAAAAAATCAAAGAAATGGGAAAAATCCTAAGCGAAAAATTCATGGGAGAGCCCCTCGTCGCCATTTGCATTCTTAAGGGATCTTTTATGTTTTACGCCGATTTGGTGAGAGAGATTGATACTGATATGGTGTGTGAGTTTTTTGGCGTATCTAGTTACCTTAACGCTTCCAGGTCTTCCGGTGAAGTCCAACTGACTCTCGACCTAAACACCCCAATTGAGGGCAAACACGTTCTGCTCATCGAGGACATTGTAGATACAGGACTGACTATGTCTTATCTTCAAAAGAATCTCAGTGCCCGAAAGCCAAGAAGCCTCACCACGGCCACTCTCTTGCTCAAACCAGGATGCCTGAAAGTCGATTGTCCGGTTGATCATGTTGGATTCGAGGTTTCCGACGAATTCGTTGTTGGATATGGCCTTGATTACCAGGGGTACTTCCGCAATATCCCCTATATTGCGCAAGTCGAGGGACTCATCTAG
- a CDS encoding transglycosylase SLT domain-containing protein: MENTRMRNGFFRRYLSLWISLSPIAFVGSYHKALIGGTLDEETPVVMSDMEGLKSMAGDRPWTPPKYDLQSDALGYSPDAFGIPAGMESRVSFWVDIYSKYTTDQGLLHDSQYINIVYESVDFSDLMSQPDLSLHQKTRARKKRVDEAKKAIRERLARLQKIKNSEGLEGEDLRYWNLFASIEGNGKFVEAGREGRLRFQLGQKDRFEQGIHYSGKYLEEMEQIFRDEKLPIELTRLPFVESSFNIKARSRVGASGIWQFMRYTGRQYLKVNAFVDERNDPLIATRAAARLLRFNYNMLESWPLAVTAYNHGPAGVRRLSQKFSTTNIVELIDVRKGRFGFASANFYASFLAALVVEKNAKAFFSNPIWMPTLKTELLKLDRSIFTKNLIEFFSGDEQKAQESNPHLHSSVWRGNRTLREGTSIRIPQGMKELFVQKSKEFKIQALQKGEKTEQKLEAEYRVERGDTLSEIARQFNVSVQDILELNDIGNPRLLRPGVKISIPEK, translated from the coding sequence ATGGAAAATACGAGAATGAGAAATGGATTTTTTAGGCGCTACCTGTCGCTTTGGATATCATTGTCGCCAATAGCATTTGTTGGAAGCTATCACAAAGCTCTGATTGGGGGAACCCTCGATGAGGAAACTCCGGTTGTAATGAGTGATATGGAGGGGTTAAAATCTATGGCTGGAGATCGCCCCTGGACTCCTCCTAAGTACGATTTGCAGTCCGATGCTTTGGGCTATTCTCCTGACGCATTCGGAATCCCGGCAGGAATGGAGTCACGAGTTTCATTTTGGGTTGACATCTATTCTAAGTACACGACGGATCAGGGACTTCTGCACGACAGTCAATATATTAATATTGTGTATGAATCGGTTGATTTCTCGGACTTAATGTCACAACCGGATTTGAGTCTTCATCAGAAAACGCGCGCAAGAAAAAAACGTGTAGATGAAGCAAAAAAGGCGATTCGAGAGAGACTGGCTCGTTTGCAAAAGATAAAAAATTCAGAGGGGCTTGAAGGTGAGGACCTGCGATACTGGAACCTATTTGCCTCTATCGAGGGGAACGGAAAGTTTGTAGAAGCCGGGCGAGAGGGACGCCTCCGATTTCAACTAGGGCAGAAGGATAGATTTGAGCAAGGAATTCATTATTCTGGAAAATACCTAGAAGAAATGGAACAAATCTTTCGAGATGAAAAACTGCCGATAGAATTGACTCGTCTTCCATTTGTTGAAAGCAGTTTTAATATCAAGGCGAGATCGAGAGTCGGAGCCTCGGGGATCTGGCAATTTATGCGGTACACTGGTAGGCAGTATTTGAAAGTGAATGCTTTTGTTGATGAGCGAAATGATCCCCTTATCGCCACTCGCGCTGCTGCCAGATTGCTTCGCTTTAATTACAATATGTTGGAGTCGTGGCCACTCGCCGTTACGGCTTATAATCATGGACCGGCAGGAGTACGCCGGCTCTCTCAGAAGTTCAGTACGACAAATATTGTCGAATTGATCGATGTGAGAAAGGGCCGATTTGGCTTCGCTTCGGCGAACTTCTATGCCAGCTTTCTTGCTGCTCTTGTGGTAGAAAAGAATGCGAAGGCATTCTTTTCAAATCCCATTTGGATGCCGACCCTGAAGACGGAGTTGTTGAAGCTGGATCGGAGTATCTTTACTAAAAATCTAATAGAATTCTTTAGTGGGGATGAGCAAAAGGCCCAAGAGTCAAATCCACATTTGCATTCAAGTGTTTGGCGGGGCAATCGAACTCTTCGAGAAGGTACAAGTATTCGAATTCCACAAGGCATGAAAGAACTATTTGTTCAAAAATCAAAGGAATTTAAAATCCAAGCTTTGCAGAAGGGAGAGAAAACAGAACAAAAACTAGAAGCGGAATACCGTGTGGAGAGGGGAGATACTTTGAGTGAAATTGCTCGGCAGTTTAATGTGAGTGTACAGGATATTCTTGAGCTCAATGACATCGGGAATCCGCGGTTACTTCGACCCGGAGTAAAAATTAGCATTCCCGAAAAATGA
- the dacB gene encoding D-alanyl-D-alanine carboxypeptidase/D-alanyl-D-alanine-endopeptidase — protein sequence MATNIWQLGLSAYLLCFSFFWTVALGTELSGRLNRSLSQSNLNKDELALVVMLHSEGKAEEILSINADQKFIPASVTKILTAAMALEKYPTGHRFVTELVSSKANEGPLLKGDLFLKGGGDPGFVSESMWALVNEFVRTGIKTIEGDLVVDDSRFDKERFDSGRDPERVDRAYDAPIGAMSFNWNSVNIYVRPGKKEGDKPFVYADPENEYIRLINEAHTSGPRSKKDLQVSRKPNGTKSDTIVVSGKIPVGGDEVVIYKGVLQPEIWSAFNLRSFLLSRGISVKGQVREGKIPSTGVVRLAKIESKPIGAIVTDMMKFSNNYVAEMLTKNLAAELVGIPGTMENGIKVLSDYMNEKGFKSDSFSLTSPSGLSRRNRVTAHQLLRILEDLRKNFTVFPEFVSSLPILGVDGTLKSRMKGSEAKGWVRAKTGMLTGTIGLSGYAGRADGGVITFVFLFNGSANKMDVAKRFFDSLIMELFL from the coding sequence ATGGCGACCAATATCTGGCAACTGGGCTTGAGTGCGTATCTTCTTTGCTTCAGTTTTTTTTGGACTGTAGCGTTAGGCACTGAATTGTCCGGTCGACTCAATCGAAGTCTGAGTCAGTCAAATTTGAATAAAGATGAGTTAGCACTTGTCGTCATGCTTCATTCTGAGGGTAAAGCTGAGGAGATTTTGTCAATCAATGCGGACCAGAAATTTATTCCTGCATCTGTAACCAAGATACTCACTGCTGCGATGGCTTTGGAGAAATACCCGACGGGACACCGGTTTGTAACGGAGCTGGTGTCTTCAAAGGCAAATGAAGGTCCGCTTCTTAAAGGAGACCTCTTTTTGAAAGGGGGAGGAGACCCAGGCTTTGTGTCAGAATCAATGTGGGCATTGGTGAATGAATTTGTCCGTACCGGAATCAAAACTATTGAAGGCGACTTGGTTGTCGATGACAGTCGCTTTGATAAGGAGCGTTTTGATTCAGGTCGAGATCCTGAGAGAGTAGATCGAGCCTATGACGCTCCGATTGGGGCCATGTCGTTCAATTGGAATTCGGTTAATATCTATGTTCGACCTGGAAAAAAGGAAGGGGATAAGCCTTTTGTATATGCGGATCCCGAGAATGAATACATTCGCCTTATTAATGAAGCTCACACGAGTGGGCCTCGTTCTAAAAAAGATCTGCAAGTGAGTCGGAAACCAAATGGCACGAAAAGTGATACAATTGTTGTCTCTGGAAAAATTCCAGTGGGAGGGGATGAGGTCGTTATATATAAGGGAGTTTTGCAGCCTGAAATTTGGTCGGCATTTAATTTACGTTCCTTTTTGCTCAGCAGGGGAATATCGGTCAAGGGTCAAGTTCGAGAGGGAAAGATCCCTTCTACGGGTGTCGTTCGTTTGGCAAAAATTGAAAGCAAGCCGATCGGTGCTATTGTGACTGACATGATGAAGTTTTCAAACAACTACGTTGCTGAGATGTTAACTAAGAATCTCGCTGCTGAGTTGGTTGGAATTCCCGGCACCATGGAGAACGGGATCAAAGTGCTTTCTGACTACATGAACGAAAAGGGTTTTAAGTCTGATAGCTTTTCTCTGACCAGCCCTTCAGGCCTTTCGCGTCGCAACCGTGTTACGGCCCACCAGCTCCTTCGGATTCTCGAAGACTTACGCAAAAATTTTACCGTTTTTCCGGAATTTGTCTCTTCACTTCCTATTTTGGGAGTTGACGGAACCTTGAAGTCGAGAATGAAAGGATCAGAAGCGAAAGGTTGGGTCAGAGCTAAAACGGGAATGCTCACTGGGACCATAGGGCTTTCTGGATATGCTGGGAGAGCAGATGGAGGAGTGATCACTTTTGTTTTTTTATTTAATGGCTCTGCTAACAAGATGGATGTGGCAAAGCGTTTTTTTGATTCCCTCATCATGGAGCTATTCCTCTAG
- a CDS encoding zinc ribbon domain-containing protein, which translates to MEVNGRMMQECPRCGFLQPRDRYCAYCGLDIESFLTKPQPWYRRVLLNTAFQVGVLGITICSTFGYIYWQQKGLPSFSEVLLRAQQQHFLPEPATTATTIATNTDDPAFDQDFDEDRNGWERVPSSQREEVGQESSSLLNLQDTGNSTDLPNEKAVGGEIEKPKTSPPAKLFLRFAEIPREFLAQIFSESQIIQESQQIQAVRHSTSQSIEEVLKKNPRSILLPGKKDAVFLEGRLQMILGQTPPPGSNELLNFNFEIQVSSLSPLEMVLETEGSLFIKGTSPEQTVHLNLAGSYPISVGSILILTGFIPHRPFNEKDLGGFRETPLVILISPEFQANESEFAILLQAK; encoded by the coding sequence ATGGAGGTTAATGGACGAATGATGCAGGAATGCCCTCGATGTGGTTTTCTTCAACCACGAGATCGTTACTGTGCCTATTGTGGTTTAGATATCGAGAGTTTCTTGACTAAACCTCAGCCGTGGTATCGGCGAGTGCTCTTAAACACCGCATTTCAGGTGGGTGTTCTGGGTATCACAATCTGCAGTACTTTCGGGTATATCTATTGGCAGCAAAAGGGACTCCCCTCCTTCTCCGAGGTTTTACTCAGAGCGCAGCAGCAGCATTTTCTTCCCGAGCCCGCCACAACCGCAACCACTATCGCCACCAATACAGACGACCCGGCTTTTGACCAGGATTTCGATGAAGATAGGAATGGTTGGGAGAGAGTTCCAAGCTCGCAAAGAGAAGAAGTTGGCCAGGAAAGTTCCAGCCTTCTAAACTTGCAAGACACAGGCAACAGCACAGACCTCCCAAACGAGAAAGCTGTCGGAGGAGAAATAGAAAAACCAAAAACCTCCCCACCTGCTAAGCTGTTCCTTCGATTTGCCGAAATTCCGCGCGAATTTCTTGCACAAATATTTTCCGAATCTCAGATCATACAGGAATCTCAGCAGATCCAAGCTGTTAGACATTCGACAAGTCAATCTATCGAAGAAGTTTTGAAGAAAAATCCTAGAAGTATCCTCTTGCCAGGCAAAAAGGACGCCGTCTTTTTAGAAGGACGTTTGCAAATGATCCTGGGCCAAACGCCGCCACCTGGCTCCAACGAGCTTCTCAACTTCAACTTTGAAATTCAAGTGTCCAGTTTATCACCTCTCGAAATGGTCCTAGAAACAGAAGGAAGCCTGTTTATTAAGGGAACCTCCCCTGAACAAACAGTGCACCTCAACCTCGCCGGTTCGTATCCAATCAGTGTCGGATCTATCCTGATCCTCACTGGATTTATCCCTCATCGTCCCTTCAATGAAAAGGATCTGGGAGGCTTTCGGGAGACGCCCCTCGTGATTTTGATTTCACCAGAGTTTCAAGCAAATGAATCAGAATTTGCCATCTTATTGCAGGCAAAATGA
- a CDS encoding histidine kinase translates to MDRGQAGELKPFLSIVLIISTLFTLVFLKMEVRRMGYSVFAVSRNYKVLRDRHRLLVMQYAQITRPDRVKRIAISKYTLNDAKVGQIIQMMGSQIALPQ, encoded by the coding sequence ATGGATCGGGGACAAGCGGGTGAATTGAAGCCATTTTTGAGTATAGTTCTTATTATCTCCACCCTTTTTACGCTCGTTTTTTTAAAGATGGAAGTGCGTAGAATGGGATATTCGGTTTTTGCTGTGTCTCGGAATTACAAGGTTCTGCGAGATCGCCATCGTCTGCTCGTCATGCAATACGCTCAAATTACGCGACCAGATCGTGTCAAGAGAATCGCCATTTCAAAATACACTTTGAATGATGCAAAGGTTGGCCAAATTATTCAAATGATGGGTTCTCAGATTGCTTTGCCCCAATAA
- the rsmH gene encoding 16S rRNA (cytosine(1402)-N(4))-methyltransferase RsmH — MEHVPVLLEAVLKMAGELGASPRFMLDGTFGRGGHTQACLKLFPFLKVFAIDQDADAIEFGESHFAAEIKSGRLALMRSNFASLLDWKAAAEIFHGGSGFDLILLDLGVSSPQLDRGERGFSFYHDGPLDMRMDQRSELTAADIINNWDADDLKELFRSLGELHRPGRVVEAIIAARRNRLFRTTGELSALIEKCEGWRKKGCHPATQYFLALRLAVNREIEVVREVILPMIECLADQGRLLVITFHSLEDRIVKYSFKEHLDKGFLVNKKVIQADRVEAKDNPRARSAKLRVFQRGQREKKEKGFKTWIGDKRVN; from the coding sequence ATGGAACATGTACCCGTCTTACTCGAAGCTGTTCTTAAAATGGCGGGAGAGCTTGGCGCTTCCCCGCGGTTTATGCTTGATGGAACTTTTGGTCGTGGTGGGCATACTCAGGCTTGCCTGAAGTTGTTTCCGTTTCTGAAGGTCTTTGCAATTGATCAAGATGCGGACGCCATTGAGTTTGGTGAAAGCCACTTTGCTGCAGAAATCAAATCTGGGAGACTCGCTTTAATGCGTTCCAATTTTGCATCTCTATTGGATTGGAAGGCAGCTGCAGAAATATTCCATGGCGGCAGCGGTTTTGATTTGATTTTGTTAGATCTCGGAGTGAGTTCGCCCCAGCTTGATCGTGGCGAGAGGGGTTTTAGTTTTTATCATGATGGTCCTCTTGATATGCGAATGGACCAACGAAGCGAGCTAACAGCCGCTGATATTATTAATAACTGGGATGCCGATGACCTGAAAGAATTGTTTCGCTCCCTTGGTGAATTGCACCGACCAGGCAGAGTCGTTGAAGCAATTATAGCTGCTCGTCGTAACCGATTATTTCGAACAACAGGTGAACTTTCTGCTTTGATTGAAAAATGTGAGGGATGGAGGAAAAAGGGGTGCCATCCAGCGACGCAATATTTTCTTGCATTGCGATTGGCTGTGAATCGCGAAATTGAAGTGGTGAGAGAGGTCATTTTGCCTATGATTGAGTGTTTGGCTGACCAGGGTCGACTTCTTGTTATCACATTTCATTCGCTTGAAGATCGAATCGTTAAATATTCATTTAAAGAGCACTTAGATAAGGGCTTCCTGGTAAATAAAAAGGTCATACAGGCAGACCGTGTCGAAGCGAAGGATAATCCAAGGGCTCGCAGTGCAAAGCTTCGAGTTTTTCAGAGGGGCCAAAGAGAAAAAAAGGAGAAGGGGTTTAAAACATGGATCGGGGACAAGCGGGTGAATTGA
- a CDS encoding ABC transporter substrate-binding protein, with translation MQRIILSTLFLFVVCLLGASCTKDLSADPDAIVVALSSAPATLDPRFATDANGMRIAGLLFNSLVKIGPELDVVGDAAESWEYQDKIYQFRLRQGLKFSNGRAVTPEDIRFTFSEYQSSISPFRTALTSVKSVDVSEDGRGLLVKIILNEFSAKFLASDLPAIKILPKAEILEHGAEFNQYLIGTGSFKFETQTANEIVLSGRFDHNFAPPKMKRVVFKIIRDDFTRYQKAIKGSVDIAQAEIPLNKIKDFSDKPDEFQVFRYPGLSMSYILINFEDPILKEKSLRAALAQGINREEIIKYKLEGFARPATSILTPNNPFFDKSLTNFSFDASKAKGLIAKLGLPGKEIVLKTSNTQSAVDNGKIIANQLSLIGLKVKLESFEWGTFYEDVQKGKFQMATLRWIGALDPDIYRLAFHSSEKPPGRNRGRYSNPNLDRILEQGLKESDKTKRIAIYQKVQKIINDDLAIIPLWYDEQVSIVHRRVKNYQPHLGGDFSPLIQVSKK, from the coding sequence ATGCAGCGCATAATTTTGTCAACTCTATTTTTGTTTGTCGTATGTTTACTGGGAGCCTCATGCACCAAGGACCTAAGTGCAGATCCTGACGCCATCGTGGTGGCCCTTTCCTCCGCGCCTGCAACTCTGGATCCGCGATTTGCGACGGATGCCAATGGAATGAGGATTGCGGGCCTCCTATTTAATTCTCTCGTGAAAATTGGGCCCGAACTCGACGTTGTGGGAGATGCAGCCGAATCTTGGGAGTACCAGGACAAAATATACCAATTCCGCCTTCGTCAAGGATTGAAGTTCAGCAATGGCCGAGCGGTCACTCCCGAAGACATTCGATTTACCTTCTCTGAATACCAAAGTTCGATCAGCCCCTTTCGTACAGCCCTGACATCTGTCAAGTCTGTTGATGTGAGCGAGGATGGCCGCGGTCTCCTCGTAAAAATCATACTCAATGAATTTTCGGCAAAGTTCTTGGCCTCAGATCTTCCGGCCATCAAAATTCTTCCAAAAGCTGAAATCCTCGAACACGGAGCCGAATTCAACCAATATCTCATTGGAACAGGAAGCTTCAAGTTTGAGACTCAAACTGCAAATGAAATTGTCCTTAGCGGCAGATTTGATCACAACTTTGCGCCTCCAAAAATGAAAAGAGTCGTTTTCAAGATTATTCGCGATGACTTTACACGATATCAAAAGGCAATCAAAGGCTCTGTTGATATTGCGCAAGCCGAAATTCCACTCAACAAAATAAAGGATTTTTCAGACAAGCCCGATGAATTTCAAGTTTTTAGATATCCTGGGTTGTCTATGAGTTATATCTTAATTAATTTTGAAGATCCCATACTTAAGGAAAAGTCGCTAAGAGCAGCTCTCGCTCAAGGAATCAACCGAGAGGAAATCATCAAATACAAGCTCGAAGGGTTTGCCAGACCGGCAACTTCCATTCTTACTCCCAACAACCCCTTTTTTGACAAATCTCTGACGAACTTTTCATTTGATGCCTCAAAAGCGAAGGGTTTGATTGCTAAACTGGGACTACCAGGAAAAGAGATTGTTCTTAAAACATCAAACACCCAAAGTGCTGTCGACAACGGAAAGATTATTGCTAATCAACTGAGTCTGATTGGGCTGAAAGTTAAGCTTGAGAGTTTCGAATGGGGAACATTTTATGAGGACGTTCAAAAGGGCAAGTTTCAGATGGCCACGCTTCGCTGGATAGGCGCTCTCGATCCCGACATCTATCGTCTCGCCTTTCATAGTTCAGAAAAGCCCCCAGGTCGTAATCGCGGACGTTATTCAAATCCAAATCTCGACCGAATTTTAGAACAGGGTCTGAAGGAATCAGACAAGACCAAGCGAATCGCAATATATCAGAAAGTCCAGAAAATCATAAATGATGACCTCGCAATCATTCCTCTCTGGTACGATGAACAGGTGTCAATTGTGCATCGCCGAGTCAAAAATTACCAACCTCATCTGGGAGGGGACTTCAGTCCACTGATTCAGGTGAGTAAAAAATAG
- a CDS encoding transpeptidase family protein — protein sequence MKSRIALIFMLFLMLWGGLVLRGSYLQLVADPRLKELKKRQFETMLTLRSRRGAIYDREGRELAVTVSSHSLFVDPKIIENPRAVGRRLGRFLQADSHQIIKRLSAKNRRFLWIKRYLSKEQRDEIAKWEIRGLGFIEEPKRIYPNNSLAAATLGFVGTDGQGLEGLESHYEKHLHGRQIRIHLPRDARGRPLIEGGNFYSQVPDGFSLELTLDNQLQFMLEQELESTVEKYQADSAVGVILDARTSDILALGQVPSFDLNSARSYPQSVRRNRAIVDAFEPGSTVKTFVMAAALKYGVAQPNTAIDCQGGRLEVNKRIIREAEADHEFGVLSMNEVLAYSSNVGTAKLAFMLGEERLREILTDFGFGQRTQVDFMGETTGVLRNESWNKHLLANISFGQGMTASPLQLATAYAAIANGGIWRQPRLVKRVFSDDLKVEDKEESRLERRVISQDHAATLTLMLTNATSATGTGSLSRIKGFPVAGKTGTAQKVDFDLGGYKAGAYISSFAGFVPANDPRFVIYIAVDNPRVKYYGSQVAAPVFSRLGAFAVRRWGLAPVLLSEGDIIRRKPEIVGSEDLMRRALESVHESKRMEAEGKVPDLRGLTYREVVRRLRGTEIKFRMRGSGVVVSSVPAPGSILSSGQSIQILLKPADSLDL from the coding sequence ATGAAGTCACGAATTGCTTTGATTTTTATGTTGTTTCTGATGCTGTGGGGCGGTTTGGTTTTGAGGGGGAGTTATCTGCAATTGGTTGCAGATCCAAGACTAAAGGAGCTCAAAAAGAGACAATTTGAAACTATGCTCACTCTGAGATCGAGACGGGGGGCCATCTATGATCGTGAGGGCCGAGAGTTGGCTGTGACAGTTTCCTCTCACTCGCTCTTCGTGGATCCGAAAATAATTGAAAACCCAAGAGCCGTTGGTCGGCGACTGGGTCGGTTCTTACAGGCAGACAGTCATCAAATAATCAAAAGACTATCGGCGAAGAACCGGCGTTTTTTATGGATCAAGCGCTATTTATCTAAAGAACAGAGAGATGAAATCGCTAAATGGGAGATTCGTGGTTTGGGATTCATTGAAGAGCCCAAACGCATTTATCCAAATAACTCTTTGGCAGCAGCTACCTTGGGTTTTGTTGGAACTGATGGACAGGGATTGGAGGGATTGGAGAGTCACTATGAAAAACACCTTCATGGTCGACAAATACGGATTCATCTTCCTCGAGATGCGAGAGGAAGGCCCTTGATTGAGGGTGGAAACTTTTATTCACAGGTTCCCGATGGTTTTAGCTTAGAACTCACCCTTGATAATCAACTCCAGTTTATGTTGGAGCAAGAACTAGAATCTACAGTGGAGAAATATCAAGCAGACTCAGCTGTTGGTGTTATTCTCGATGCGAGAACTTCAGATATTTTGGCTCTTGGTCAGGTTCCGAGTTTTGATTTGAATTCGGCGAGGAGCTATCCTCAGTCGGTTCGGCGCAATCGGGCAATTGTTGACGCATTTGAGCCTGGTTCGACCGTGAAAACATTTGTTATGGCAGCTGCTTTGAAATATGGGGTGGCGCAACCAAATACGGCTATCGATTGCCAGGGTGGCCGCTTGGAGGTGAACAAACGCATTATTCGTGAAGCCGAAGCGGACCATGAGTTTGGAGTTTTATCAATGAATGAGGTTCTTGCCTATTCTTCGAACGTGGGAACTGCCAAATTGGCTTTTATGTTGGGTGAGGAACGATTGCGAGAAATACTGACGGACTTTGGATTCGGCCAACGGACTCAAGTGGATTTTATGGGAGAGACGACAGGAGTCTTGCGCAACGAGTCCTGGAATAAGCATTTATTGGCAAATATTTCTTTTGGTCAGGGAATGACTGCAAGTCCACTGCAGCTTGCAACGGCCTATGCTGCGATTGCAAATGGCGGAATTTGGCGTCAGCCTCGGCTTGTGAAACGGGTTTTTTCTGATGATTTAAAAGTGGAAGACAAGGAAGAGAGCAGACTGGAGCGTCGAGTTATTTCACAAGATCATGCAGCAACTCTCACACTCATGTTAACGAACGCGACATCGGCGACCGGAACGGGGAGCCTGTCACGAATCAAAGGTTTTCCGGTCGCAGGAAAGACTGGTACTGCACAGAAGGTAGATTTTGATTTGGGAGGATACAAGGCTGGGGCCTATATCTCGAGCTTTGCAGGCTTTGTTCCAGCAAATGATCCACGGTTTGTCATTTACATTGCAGTCGACAATCCCCGCGTAAAATATTATGGGTCTCAGGTTGCGGCGCCTGTTTTTTCGCGTCTTGGAGCCTTTGCTGTCAGGAGGTGGGGTTTGGCTCCCGTACTTCTGTCTGAAGGCGATATCATCAGGCGGAAACCTGAGATTGTTGGCTCAGAGGACCTCATGCGCCGAGCCTTGGAGTCAGTGCATGAATCTAAGCGCATGGAAGCTGAAGGCAAAGTACCTGATTTGAGAGGCCTGACTTATCGAGAAGTCGTGAGAAGACTGAGAGGCACGGAAATCAAGTTTCGAATGCGCGGCTCTGGAGTTGTTGTATCATCAGTTCCGGCCCCAGGCAGTATTCTGAGCTCTGGTCAGTCAATCCAAATTTTGCTAAAACCAGCAGATAGCCTTGATTTGTAG